A genome region from Chryseobacterium sp. G0186 includes the following:
- a CDS encoding ABC transporter ATP-binding protein — MKKQDTWGIVKRLFFIGMKFRSWFILTLVISIILSIVSTYRPYLTMQVVDNDITRLQDKGLMMKHIYILVGLVFAETVLNFFLVYFSNFISQNVIRDIRERLYSKLIYFKTSFFDKTPIGQLVTRAVGDVETIATVYTDGFLMVFGDILRIVFVLVMMFSTNVHLSYITLAILPLMVVITRFFQKRLKKAFGDERSWTATQNSFVQERLAGMPIIQVFNRQESEFNKFDEINITLKGALLRTVFIFSLFFPVVELISSLFIGFILFYGGYITISAGVVIAFIQYISMLIRPLRQIADRFNNIQRGIVGAERVLGLMDEEISMPNTGTVKKDHFAGKIEFQKVHFAYDEKQEVLKGIDFKVNPGETVAIVGATGAGKSTIISLITRLYDINSGNILIDDVNLKDYELYNLRSHIGVVLQDVFLFHGSIFENLSFGDDSITLDKIKAGAKEIEVDQFIQQLPGGYDYVVSERGSSISLGQRQLLSFLRAYLSDPKILILDEATSSIDHESEKLIQRATEKITKNRTSIIIAHRLSTIEKADKIIVMEHGRIVEEGKHLELLDKNGYYSTLYKAQLRHEVEVEEKESSI, encoded by the coding sequence ATGAAAAAACAAGATACCTGGGGAATTGTAAAAAGGCTGTTCTTTATCGGAATGAAATTTCGTTCTTGGTTCATCCTTACCTTAGTAATTTCCATCATCCTTTCAATTGTTTCTACTTACAGACCTTATCTTACCATGCAGGTGGTAGATAATGACATCACAAGGCTTCAGGATAAGGGCTTGATGATGAAACATATCTACATTTTGGTAGGCTTGGTATTTGCGGAAACCGTTTTAAACTTTTTTTTAGTTTATTTTTCAAACTTTATCTCTCAGAATGTAATCAGGGATATCAGAGAGAGACTATACTCTAAACTGATTTATTTTAAAACATCATTTTTTGATAAAACGCCAATCGGGCAACTGGTAACACGTGCTGTAGGGGATGTGGAAACAATTGCTACGGTGTATACCGATGGTTTCCTGATGGTTTTCGGAGATATTCTGAGAATTGTTTTTGTCTTGGTGATGATGTTCAGTACCAATGTTCACCTGAGTTATATAACCTTGGCTATATTGCCTTTAATGGTGGTGATCACAAGGTTTTTCCAAAAAAGACTTAAGAAAGCCTTTGGAGATGAAAGGAGCTGGACGGCTACACAGAACTCTTTTGTACAGGAAAGACTGGCAGGAATGCCAATTATTCAGGTGTTCAACAGACAGGAATCTGAATTCAATAAATTTGATGAGATTAATATTACTCTGAAAGGAGCTTTATTAAGAACTGTTTTCATATTCTCATTATTCTTTCCGGTTGTAGAACTTATTTCTTCCCTCTTCATTGGATTTATTCTTTTCTATGGTGGATATATTACGATCAGTGCCGGGGTAGTGATTGCGTTTATTCAGTATATTTCAATGCTGATCCGTCCTTTGAGACAGATTGCTGACCGTTTCAACAATATTCAGAGAGGAATTGTAGGGGCAGAGAGAGTATTGGGATTAATGGATGAAGAAATTTCAATGCCGAATACAGGAACTGTGAAAAAAGATCATTTTGCCGGTAAAATAGAATTCCAGAAAGTTCATTTTGCTTATGATGAGAAGCAGGAAGTCTTAAAAGGTATTGATTTTAAGGTTAATCCAGGGGAAACCGTGGCTATTGTAGGAGCAACAGGTGCAGGGAAATCTACGATTATCAGTTTGATTACCAGACTTTATGATATCAATTCCGGGAATATTCTCATTGATGATGTGAACTTAAAAGATTATGAACTGTACAATCTGAGAAGCCATATCGGTGTAGTATTGCAGGACGTTTTCCTTTTCCATGGAAGTATTTTTGAAAACCTTTCCTTTGGGGATGACAGCATAACACTGGATAAAATAAAAGCCGGAGCGAAAGAAATTGAAGTAGATCAGTTTATTCAGCAACTTCCGGGTGGGTATGATTATGTAGTGAGTGAAAGAGGTTCATCCATCTCTTTAGGACAAAGGCAATTATTATCTTTCCTTAGAGCCTATTTATCAGATCCAAAGATTTTAATTCTGGATGAAGCCACTTCATCCATCGATCATGAAAGTGAAAAACTGATTCAAAGAGCAACGGAAAAAATTACGAAGAACAGAACATCCATCATTATTGCACACCGTCTTTCCACTATTGAAAAGGCAGATAAAATCATTGTAATGGAGCATGGGAGAATTGTAGAAGAGGGTAAACATTTAGAGCTTTTAGATAAAAACGGGTATTATTCTACACTTTATAAAGCACAGTTGCGTCATGAAGTGGAAGTAGAAGAAAAAGAATCGTCCATATAG
- the truA gene encoding tRNA pseudouridine(38-40) synthase TruA, with translation MRYFIEFSYNGKNYFGYQIQPDAISVQEELEKALSTILREEIKTTGAGRTDTGVHAKKIFAHFDTEQELSDGFPRRLNGFLPPDISIKRIFKVKDDFHARFDATFRTYEYYISLEKNPFTQESAWQHWKRSLDIDKMNEACKILFEYEDFTSFAKLKTDNKTNICKMYKAEWEQNGTELKFTVSANRFLRNMVRAIVGTMVEVGTGKLKPEDMRKVIEDKNRNAAGTSAPAHGLYLVDVGYEF, from the coding sequence TTGAGATACTTTATTGAATTTTCTTACAACGGAAAGAATTATTTCGGCTACCAGATACAGCCGGACGCCATTTCTGTACAGGAAGAACTGGAAAAAGCGCTTTCCACAATTTTAAGAGAAGAGATTAAAACTACCGGTGCCGGAAGAACGGATACCGGAGTTCATGCCAAAAAAATATTTGCTCATTTTGATACAGAGCAGGAATTGAGTGATGGGTTTCCACGCAGACTGAACGGTTTTCTTCCTCCAGATATTTCTATCAAAAGAATTTTTAAGGTGAAAGATGACTTTCATGCCCGCTTTGATGCTACATTCAGAACCTACGAGTATTATATCTCCCTGGAAAAAAATCCGTTTACTCAGGAATCGGCATGGCAGCACTGGAAAAGATCATTGGATATAGATAAAATGAATGAAGCCTGTAAGATTTTATTTGAATATGAGGATTTTACAAGTTTTGCTAAACTGAAAACCGATAACAAAACCAATATCTGCAAAATGTATAAAGCAGAATGGGAACAGAATGGAACGGAATTAAAATTCACGGTTTCTGCCAATCGTTTCCTTAGAAATATGGTTCGTGCTATTGTAGGAACCATGGTGGAAGTTGGCACAGGAAAACTGAAGCCTGAGGATATGCGTAAGGTAATTGAAGATAAAAACCGTAATGCAGCAGGAACTTCAGCTCCGGCTCATGGACTGTATTTGGTAGATGTAGGCTACGAATTTTAA
- the lpxK gene encoding tetraacyldisaccharide 4'-kinase, translating into MKRWYLYPFSLGYHLVTGIRNTMYDWGIFKSTKFKTPIINVGNLSVGGSGKSPMVMYLAQYLSKHYRTGVLSRGYGRLTKGYEVTNYESNYKLVGDEAMQLFERFKNRFVIAVSEERVPGAKKVIDDMDLEVLVLDDALQHRAIKAGFNILMTDFNDPFFKDYLLPAGDLRESRAGVQRADIIMVSKCPDELTEETKRYYISRIRPSHNQKVFFSSIGYDENVYGKDKMLPDNNLNYYDILLITGIANPKPLLEHLAKFSKRVKHLKFRDHHNFTDDDIKKIFAEYKKLGEYKLILTTEKDYVRLKTFDYLRDIVYYWPINVIIDKKEEFNQIILDYVRKN; encoded by the coding sequence ATGAAAAGATGGTACCTTTATCCTTTTTCCCTTGGTTATCATTTGGTAACGGGTATCCGAAACACAATGTATGATTGGGGAATTTTTAAGTCAACAAAATTCAAGACACCGATAATCAATGTCGGAAACCTCTCTGTGGGCGGAAGCGGTAAGTCACCAATGGTGATGTATCTTGCACAGTATTTATCCAAACATTACAGAACCGGAGTCCTTTCACGAGGATACGGAAGACTCACAAAAGGTTATGAAGTAACCAATTATGAGAGCAACTACAAACTGGTGGGTGATGAGGCTATGCAGCTTTTTGAACGTTTCAAGAATCGTTTCGTTATAGCCGTATCAGAAGAACGTGTTCCGGGAGCCAAAAAAGTGATTGACGATATGGATCTGGAAGTATTGGTATTGGATGATGCCCTACAGCACAGAGCGATTAAGGCGGGTTTCAATATTTTGATGACAGATTTTAATGATCCTTTCTTCAAGGATTACCTTCTTCCGGCAGGAGACCTTAGAGAATCCAGAGCAGGAGTCCAAAGAGCAGACATTATCATGGTCAGCAAATGCCCTGATGAGCTGACGGAGGAAACCAAAAGGTATTATATCTCCAGAATCAGACCTTCCCACAATCAGAAAGTTTTCTTTTCATCCATCGGATATGACGAAAATGTATACGGAAAAGATAAAATGCTTCCGGATAACAACCTGAACTATTATGATATCTTACTGATCACGGGAATTGCCAATCCTAAACCTCTGTTGGAGCATCTGGCAAAATTCTCGAAAAGAGTGAAACATTTAAAATTTAGGGATCATCATAACTTCACGGATGATGATATTAAAAAAATCTTTGCCGAATACAAAAAATTAGGAGAATATAAACTGATATTAACCACAGAGAAAGATTATGTTCGTCTGAAAACTTTTGACTATCTTAGAGATATTGTTTACTACTGGCCTATTAATGTTATCATTGATAAAAAGGAAGAATTCAATCAAATCATTTTAGATTATGTTAGAAAAAATTAA
- a CDS encoding purine-nucleoside phosphorylase, with translation MLEKIKETADFIKNIIQDTPDFAVVLGSGLGKLQNEVEPIHILEYKDIPHFPQTTVAGHTGKLIYGILENKKVLMMSGRFHYYEGHSMETVTFPVRVFHLLGIRNLILSNACGGVNPDYNIADIVMLKDHINMMPEHPLRGKNIDELGPRFVDMSEPYNKKMIAVAEQAASENNIKIHQGIYVALQGPTFETPAEYGMIKAIGGDMVGMSTVPEVIVARHMGMDVFCMSVITDLGGPDIAFAVSHEEVLNAANKAMPNVITVVKGLIRNYQ, from the coding sequence ATGTTAGAAAAAATTAAAGAGACCGCAGACTTTATCAAGAATATCATTCAAGACACTCCTGATTTTGCTGTTGTTTTAGGATCCGGGCTTGGAAAACTGCAGAATGAAGTAGAGCCGATCCATATTTTAGAGTACAAAGACATTCCTCATTTTCCACAAACTACAGTAGCCGGACATACCGGAAAGCTTATCTACGGAATACTGGAGAATAAAAAAGTTTTGATGATGAGTGGCCGTTTTCATTATTATGAGGGGCATTCCATGGAAACAGTAACTTTTCCTGTAAGAGTTTTTCATCTATTGGGGATCCGAAACCTAATTCTTTCCAATGCCTGTGGGGGTGTAAATCCAGATTACAACATTGCAGATATCGTGATGCTGAAGGATCATATCAATATGATGCCCGAACATCCGCTTCGAGGGAAAAACATTGATGAACTCGGACCCCGTTTTGTGGATATGAGCGAGCCTTACAATAAGAAAATGATTGCCGTGGCAGAACAGGCAGCCTCAGAAAATAATATTAAGATTCATCAGGGAATTTATGTAGCACTGCAAGGTCCTACTTTTGAAACTCCTGCAGAATATGGAATGATCAAAGCCATTGGTGGCGATATGGTAGGAATGAGCACCGTTCCTGAAGTTATTGTTGCCAGGCATATGGGAATGGATGTATTCTGTATGTCTGTTATTACAGATCTTGGCGGACCGGATATTGCCTTTGCCGTTTCTCACGAAGAAGTTTTAAACGCAGCGAATAAAGCCATGCCTAATGTAATTACAGTTGTAAAAGGTCTGATCAGAAACTACCAATAA
- a CDS encoding TlpA family protein disulfide reductase → MKKLLLILMLGLFGLSYSQKVPTVLKTEFSKEALKQKLEDENGKTITVQQILDQHKGKVLVIDFWAGWCRDCLQALPKAEILEKNNPNVDFVFLSLERSKEGFDKSLVRFNMKEKDNYWFASGWKNNFNNYIDLNWIPRYMIIDQKSSIAKYYAISPEDPEIQQTIDRLLK, encoded by the coding sequence ATGAAAAAGTTGTTATTAATTTTGATGTTAGGTTTATTTGGATTAAGTTATTCACAAAAAGTCCCTACTGTTCTTAAAACCGAATTTTCCAAGGAAGCATTGAAGCAGAAACTGGAAGATGAAAATGGAAAAACAATTACCGTCCAACAGATTCTTGATCAGCATAAAGGAAAAGTTCTAGTTATTGATTTTTGGGCCGGATGGTGCAGAGACTGTTTGCAGGCTCTTCCAAAGGCTGAGATATTAGAAAAAAATAACCCGAATGTAGATTTTGTATTCCTGTCATTGGAAAGATCCAAAGAAGGGTTTGACAAAAGCCTTGTAAGATTCAATATGAAAGAAAAAGATAACTATTGGTTTGCCTCCGGATGGAAAAATAACTTCAATAATTATATTGATCTGAACTGGATTCCAAGATATATGATTATTGATCAAAAATCGTCCATTGCAAAATACTACGCTATTTCCCCTGAGGATCCTGAGATTCAACAGACCATAGACCGTCTTTTAAAATAA
- a CDS encoding GNAT family N-acetyltransferase, with protein sequence MITREATEQDLDILLEFEQGIVSAERPFNSTLIDGEIHYYDLNEFIQSPDATLIVVEDNNEIVASGYALIKEPEKDYNNFKRYAYLGFMFVKPEYRGKGINKLITDELVNWAKSRNISEVRLDVYAQNDSAIKAYEKAGFEPLLLTMRLKS encoded by the coding sequence ATGATCACAAGAGAAGCTACAGAACAGGATTTAGACATTCTTTTAGAATTTGAGCAGGGAATAGTTTCTGCAGAAAGACCTTTTAACAGTACATTAATTGATGGAGAAATTCACTACTATGATCTGAATGAATTTATACAGTCACCAGACGCTACATTAATTGTTGTAGAGGATAATAATGAAATTGTAGCATCAGGATATGCACTGATTAAAGAACCTGAGAAAGACTATAATAACTTTAAAAGGTATGCTTATCTGGGATTTATGTTTGTAAAACCTGAATACAGAGGAAAAGGAATTAATAAGCTCATTACCGACGAACTGGTAAACTGGGCCAAATCCAGAAATATTTCAGAAGTAAGGCTGGATGTGTATGCTCAAAATGATTCTGCCATAAAAGCGTATGAAAAAGCAGGTTTTGAACCTTTACTTCTTACCATGAGATTGAAATCGTAA
- the dinB gene encoding DNA polymerase IV produces the protein MDFSLPLRKIIHVDMDAFYASVEQHDNPTLKGKAIAVGGQHRGVVAAASYEARKYGVRSAMPSKTAKEKCPDLIFVPPRFARYKEISKQIREIFYEYTDLVEPLSLDEAYLDVTENKKGMESANLIAKEIRQKIFERTGLTASAGISVNKFLAKVASDINKPNGQKTIHPDKMETFLEELPVEKFYGVGKVTANKMFSLGIYKGKDLKKRSLEDLVRIFGKSGQHYYNVVRGIHTSEVKPHRIQKSVAVERTFFEDLFDEQQINEKLESLSQELHQRLQKNNIMGRTLTLKIKYKDFSLFTRSITREIYFTSPEQYFNTGKKLWELRPFDKAVRLLGLSLSHLNTEEKKQISVQLKIPFEEFENL, from the coding sequence ATGGATTTTTCTTTGCCGCTTCGTAAAATTATTCACGTTGATATGGATGCGTTCTATGCTTCCGTGGAGCAGCATGATAATCCAACATTGAAAGGAAAAGCCATTGCAGTTGGTGGACAGCATCGGGGTGTAGTGGCGGCGGCAAGCTATGAAGCAAGAAAGTATGGTGTTCGCTCTGCCATGCCCAGTAAAACAGCCAAGGAAAAATGCCCGGATCTTATATTTGTTCCGCCCCGTTTTGCACGATATAAGGAAATCTCAAAACAAATTCGTGAAATATTTTATGAATATACCGATCTGGTAGAACCTTTGTCGCTGGATGAAGCCTATCTGGATGTCACAGAAAATAAAAAGGGGATGGAATCTGCCAACCTCATCGCCAAGGAAATTCGTCAGAAAATATTTGAACGGACAGGATTAACCGCCTCTGCAGGAATTTCTGTCAATAAATTTTTAGCCAAGGTAGCCTCTGATATCAATAAACCCAATGGTCAGAAAACCATTCATCCTGATAAAATGGAAACATTTCTGGAGGAATTACCCGTGGAAAAATTTTATGGTGTAGGAAAAGTTACTGCTAACAAAATGTTTAGTTTAGGTATTTATAAAGGAAAAGATTTAAAGAAAAGATCTCTGGAGGATTTGGTAAGGATCTTTGGAAAATCCGGGCAACACTATTACAATGTGGTACGCGGTATTCATACTTCGGAGGTAAAACCTCATCGGATCCAAAAGAGTGTAGCTGTGGAAAGAACTTTTTTTGAGGATCTTTTTGATGAGCAACAGATCAACGAAAAATTGGAAAGTCTTAGTCAGGAACTTCATCAACGGCTGCAGAAAAATAATATCATGGGAAGAACCTTAACCTTAAAAATTAAGTATAAGGACTTCTCTCTTTTTACAAGGAGTATTACAAGGGAAATTTATTTTACATCTCCTGAACAGTATTTCAATACCGGAAAAAAACTTTGGGAACTTCGTCCCTTTGATAAAGCTGTCCGCCTTCTTGGATTGTCTCTCTCTCACCTTAATACAGAGGAAAAAAAGCAGATATCCGTTCAACTAAAAATCCCGTTTGAGGAATTCGAGAATCTTTAG
- a CDS encoding alpha-amylase, translating to MNPTMIQFFHWYSEGDGKLWKEAEKQSKYLAQLGITSVWFPPAYKGTNGGYSVGYDAYDLYDLGEFDQKGTTATKYGTKDEYLKTIKALKKQNIQVIVDIVLGHKAGGDELEKFKVVKVDENNREKVISDILEIESYTKFTFPGREKKYSDFEWNFTCFSGVDYAEGMDSHIYKIQSEYGDDWEEMIHDEKGNYDYLMYNDIEHRNPFVREELNSWAKWYFDQTDFDGVRLDALKHISFDFYKEWLTLLRSNSGKNIFAVGEYWAPGYLHLLQKYIEVTEGSMSLFDSSLQNNFHNASKEGSAYDLRRIFDETLTQADPLHSVSLVANHDTQPLQDLEAPVEPWFKPLAYALILLRQDGYPCVFYPDLYGTHYIDKDREGNDQEIFMSKVEGIEELLKARKNHAYGEQRDYFEDANCLGWVREGDDQHTGCAVVLSNKDAYNKPMEMGKRYTGKKFRDLLKRFKDKITIDENGWGNFPVPAGNVSVWISE from the coding sequence ATGAACCCAACAATGATTCAGTTTTTCCACTGGTATTCTGAAGGAGATGGAAAATTGTGGAAAGAGGCCGAAAAACAGTCCAAATATTTAGCTCAATTAGGAATTACTTCTGTATGGTTTCCGCCAGCCTATAAAGGAACAAATGGAGGATATTCTGTAGGTTATGATGCCTATGACCTTTATGATCTCGGAGAATTTGACCAAAAAGGAACAACTGCTACCAAATATGGAACGAAAGATGAATATTTAAAGACCATTAAAGCTTTAAAAAAACAAAATATACAGGTTATTGTAGATATTGTATTGGGACATAAAGCCGGCGGTGATGAACTGGAAAAGTTCAAAGTAGTAAAGGTAGATGAGAACAATCGGGAAAAAGTAATTTCCGATATCCTGGAAATAGAATCCTATACCAAATTCACATTTCCCGGAAGAGAAAAAAAATATTCTGATTTTGAATGGAATTTCACCTGCTTCAGCGGTGTGGACTATGCTGAGGGTATGGATTCCCATATTTACAAAATACAGTCTGAGTATGGAGATGACTGGGAAGAAATGATTCATGATGAAAAGGGAAATTATGATTATCTGATGTATAATGACATTGAGCACCGAAACCCTTTTGTACGGGAAGAACTTAACAGTTGGGCCAAATGGTATTTTGATCAGACAGATTTTGATGGAGTCCGGCTTGATGCTTTAAAGCATATTTCCTTTGATTTTTATAAGGAATGGCTTACCCTACTCCGCTCTAATTCCGGAAAAAACATTTTTGCGGTTGGGGAATACTGGGCACCCGGTTATCTCCACTTACTTCAGAAATATATTGAAGTCACAGAGGGAAGCATGAGTCTTTTTGACAGTTCATTGCAAAACAATTTTCATAATGCATCAAAGGAAGGCAGTGCTTACGATCTCCGAAGAATTTTTGATGAAACTCTTACCCAGGCAGATCCTCTACATTCTGTGAGCCTTGTTGCCAACCATGACACCCAGCCTCTTCAGGACCTGGAAGCTCCGGTTGAACCCTGGTTTAAGCCTCTGGCCTATGCCTTGATTTTACTACGACAAGACGGTTATCCGTGTGTGTTTTATCCTGATTTATATGGTACTCATTATATTGATAAAGACAGGGAAGGAAATGATCAGGAAATATTCATGTCAAAAGTAGAGGGCATTGAAGAGCTTCTTAAAGCCAGAAAGAACCATGCCTATGGGGAACAACGGGATTATTTTGAGGATGCCAATTGCCTTGGATGGGTTCGTGAGGGTGACGACCAGCATACAGGATGTGCCGTAGTATTGAGCAATAAAGATGCCTACAACAAACCTATGGAAATGGGCAAACGCTATACGGGTAAAAAGTTTAGGGATCTGTTAAAAAGATTCAAAGATAAAATAACCATTGATGAAAATGGCTGGGGAAATTTTCCGGTACCTGCAGGAAATGTAAGTGTATGGATTTCAGAATAA